From a region of the Syngnathoides biaculeatus isolate LvHL_M chromosome 2, ASM1980259v1, whole genome shotgun sequence genome:
- the LOC133492511 gene encoding inosine-uridine preferring nucleoside hydrolase-like, with product MKKLILDVDTGVDDAQAIMMALAASNVEILAITCTHGNTPLQNSLKNTLRVLKVCNRLDIKVYAGFEEPLLGHKISAGEFHGKDGLGDAPDAEAPGLELVQKTNAVEAIISITKQNPGQVTLVSTGPLTNLALSVKMDPCLPARLKDIYIMGGNIESRGNTTVCGEFNFLADPEAAYIVLERYTCPTTIASWEFSCRNSLPWSFCDTWLAQNTPKAHFMETIYAHTRKMVQTDRYQKEMVSGFGFNTCDAYAVAAAINDDVVLESEKVAVTVELEGKYTRGMMVLDYIDALDKEHKVNILKRMDLEVFKQLLMNALK from the exons ATGAAGAAGCTGATCCTCGATGTGGACACAGGGGTGGATGATGCTCAGGCCATAATGATGGCCCTTGCAGCCTCCAATGTGGAGATATTGGCGATCACCTGCACCCACGGCAACACTCCCCTACAGAACTCCCTGAAGAACACCCTCCGTGTCTTGAAAGTCTGCAACAGGCTGGAT ATAAAGGTCTACGCTGGTTTTGAGGAGCCCTTACTTGGCCACAAAATAAGCGCGGGAGAATTTCACGGGAAGGATGGCCTGGGCGACGCCCCAGATGCTGAGGCTCCAGGCTTGGAGCTGGTGCAGAAGACAAATGCAGTGGAGGCCATCATTTCTATTACCAAACAAAATCCAGGGCAG GTGACCCTGGTCTCAACAGGACCCCTCACTAACCTGGCCCTCTCTGTCAAAATGGACCCCTGCTTGCCTGCCAGGCTGAAAGACATCTACATCATGGGAGGCAACATAGAAT CAAGAGGGAACACGACTGTGTGCGGAGAATTTAACTTTCTCGCTGACCCTGAAGCTGCCTACATTGTGCTGGAACGTTACACTTGTCCCACCACAATCGCCTCCTGGGAGTTCAGCTGCAGGAACAGCCTGCCCTGG TCCTTTTGTGACACCTGGCTAGCCCAAAATACACCAAAGGCTCATTTTATGGAGACTATTTATGCCCACACCCGTAAG ATGGTTCAAACAGACCGATACCAAAAGGAGATGGTGTCAGGATTTGGGTTTAACACTTGCGACGCCTATGCTGTAGCTGCAGCCATCAATGATGATGTGGTACTAGAAAGTGAGAAG GTGGCTGTGACAGTGGAGTTGGAGGGTAAATATACCAGAGGTATGATGGTTCTTGACTACATCGACGCACTGGACAAGGAGCATAAGGTCAACATCTTGAAGAGAATGGACCTCGAGGTGTTCAAGCAGCTGCTGATGAATGCACTGAAGTAG
- the LOC133492500 gene encoding inosine-uridine preferring nucleoside hydrolase-like isoform X1, producing the protein MMKKKLILDVDTGVDDAQAIMMALIAPDVEILGITCCHGNTPLEKVLKNTLRVLKVCNRLDIPVYAGCSQPLLSNKQHASDYHGKDGLGDVPAADAPGLELVQKKKGVQALIKMIKQNQGEVTLVATAPLTNLAVAVQLDPSLPKKLKALYIMGGNIESRGNTTTCGEFNFVADTEAAYIVLERYTCPTTIATWEFTCSNSLPWSFCDQWFSMKTEKAAFMKNISCLSRTKSQSAEYQKEITAGKGFNACDTYALAAAIDDSLIIESEKVAVTVELVGDCTRGMMVLDYMDLLNKKHKVTIMKKVDLEKFKQMVINSLK; encoded by the exons ATGATGAAAAAGAAGCTAATCCTCGATGTGGACACAGGGGTGGATGATGCTCAAGCCATCATGATGGCCTTGATAGCGCCCGATGTGGAGATACTAGGGATCACCTGCTGCCATGGCAACACCCCCCTTGAGAAAGTCCTGAAGAACACCCTTAGGGTCCTAAAGGTGTGCAACAGGCTGGAT ATCCCAGTGTACGCAGGATGCTCACAGCCCCTGCTGTCTAACAAACAACATGCCAGTGATTACCATGGGAAGGACGGGCTGGGCGATGTGCCAGCTGCAGATGCTCCAGGGTTGGAACTGGTGCAGAAGAAAAAAGGTGTCCAGGCCTTAATCAAAATGATCAAGCAGAACCAAGGAGAG gTGACTCTGGTGGCCACAGCACCTCTGACTAACCTTGCAGTGGCAGTGCAACTGGACCCTTCCCTTCCCAAGAAGCTAAAGGCTCTGTACATCATGGGAGGGAACATTGAGT CCAGGGGGAACACCACAACATGCGGGGAGTTTAACTTTGTTGCCGACACAGAGGCTGCCTACATCGTGTTGGAACGCTATACCTGCCCCACCACCATCGCCACTTGGGAGTTCACCTGCAGTAACAGCTTGCCATGG TCTTTTTGTGACCAGTGGTTTTCTATGAAGACTGAGAAAGCTGCctttatgaaaaacatttcatgcCTCTCCAGGACG AAATCTCAGTCGGCAGAATATCAAAAGGAAATTACAGCAGGGAAAGGATTTAACGCTTGTGACACCTATGCCCTGGCTGCCGCCATCGATGATTCGCTGATCATAGAGAGTGAGAAG GTCGCTGTGACCGTGGAGTTGGTGGGGGACTGCACCCGAGGCATGATGGTGTTGGACTACATGGACCTGTTGAATAAGAAACACAAAGTAACCATCATGAAGAAGGTCGACTTGGAGAAGTTCAAGCAGATGGTCATCAATTCACTCAAGTAG
- the LOC133492500 gene encoding inosine-uridine preferring nucleoside hydrolase-like isoform X2 has translation MMKKKLILDVDTGVDDAQAIMMALIAPDVEILGITCCHGNTPLEKVLKNTLRVLKVCNRLDIPVYAGCSQPLLSNKQHASDYHGKDGLGDVPAADAPGLELVQKKKGVQALIKMIKQNQGEVTLVATAPLTNLAVAVQLDPSLPKKLKALYIMGGNIESRGNTTTCGEFNFVADTEAAYIVLERYTCPTTIATWEFTCSNSLPWKSQSAEYQKEITAGKGFNACDTYALAAAIDDSLIIESEKVAVTVELVGDCTRGMMVLDYMDLLNKKHKVTIMKKVDLEKFKQMVINSLK, from the exons ATGATGAAAAAGAAGCTAATCCTCGATGTGGACACAGGGGTGGATGATGCTCAAGCCATCATGATGGCCTTGATAGCGCCCGATGTGGAGATACTAGGGATCACCTGCTGCCATGGCAACACCCCCCTTGAGAAAGTCCTGAAGAACACCCTTAGGGTCCTAAAGGTGTGCAACAGGCTGGAT ATCCCAGTGTACGCAGGATGCTCACAGCCCCTGCTGTCTAACAAACAACATGCCAGTGATTACCATGGGAAGGACGGGCTGGGCGATGTGCCAGCTGCAGATGCTCCAGGGTTGGAACTGGTGCAGAAGAAAAAAGGTGTCCAGGCCTTAATCAAAATGATCAAGCAGAACCAAGGAGAG gTGACTCTGGTGGCCACAGCACCTCTGACTAACCTTGCAGTGGCAGTGCAACTGGACCCTTCCCTTCCCAAGAAGCTAAAGGCTCTGTACATCATGGGAGGGAACATTGAGT CCAGGGGGAACACCACAACATGCGGGGAGTTTAACTTTGTTGCCGACACAGAGGCTGCCTACATCGTGTTGGAACGCTATACCTGCCCCACCACCATCGCCACTTGGGAGTTCACCTGCAGTAACAGCTTGCCATGG AAATCTCAGTCGGCAGAATATCAAAAGGAAATTACAGCAGGGAAAGGATTTAACGCTTGTGACACCTATGCCCTGGCTGCCGCCATCGATGATTCGCTGATCATAGAGAGTGAGAAG GTCGCTGTGACCGTGGAGTTGGTGGGGGACTGCACCCGAGGCATGATGGTGTTGGACTACATGGACCTGTTGAATAAGAAACACAAAGTAACCATCATGAAGAAGGTCGACTTGGAGAAGTTCAAGCAGATGGTCATCAATTCACTCAAGTAG